A region from the Salmo trutta chromosome 40, fSalTru1.1, whole genome shotgun sequence genome encodes:
- the LOC115180481 gene encoding plexin-C1 isoform X3, with protein MIYEMRAVFWGVLLACVDWSRGQENHTFDGDVRDFAIGDSSVYVVTDDRLFQLNHDFTKIIKRDNSNVVYPNQEVPPPNETYPFKVNILLPFIKNKTLITCGTTKCGYCEILDLNEISKSVHSEDIEVGSLDPGDSTIGFIVDVGKNSYIMAGRLQSGVPNACVNSGPLLVLRNTLDVQKGGIFSDSDENATPYIDARQKEKFQFVDGFQSNSHIYVFLNVPKERQVRLIWFKSENNKANTLKSLKVATLKCCGNMERRQLLSSSVIPGSGGLHGQVLWAGVFTAGNTSDPINTMLAIYNISHSTGLQLINDDPDFCYEDCAKSSGLGNPPDLQPEAVVFQYSSMTSVLAVRHNSWLVFFIGTGDGQLIKLAVDKAYKPACPRVLYKSDDDRRVFPKMHLDPVDRKHVYMALKNQMMRVPVAQCSEHKSLKGCWSAQDHFCGWCESENSRCSFQDDCLQPSAWISISEDSQQQNMVSYQVEKSSSGEKITLTVKVHLNVHGTGSLTFACIFLTRSVSLCDRTSPSPALPRCSCLFSSDQLPAEGLDVTVEIRVGKQNLTEKLMLTNCSDVTGPPTSALCSQCMTAGCSWSNDACSWTPRSAKSDPIQDVCRLSQSGMNYSEPVIVSIVPSVVSFHGRNHALMTGKNLHHVTRVRFQGHMDCSFKESPVWNNTGSSLTFHIPSGDKGSVIVCAVLPDGRCLGKATVTYGSSPSCTGLTPSTTWASGKRKIKVQGSQLEFVEGVVHDHAPQTILTNYSSGSLWYHTPLFEHINQPVTSTVSLRVANQTLACSSQLTYHPDPEFTSYTAIKTGNDLRVTIEKRADELNIATEEILVFGVQEENQDVECIMETIEKSNGTDSVICEIKNTPNFNINSVTIRVGNLMKNLLPKQAALSPLLILVLIPIIIGVIVGAVWYSYIKQRKMAAQMNKQLELLECDIRNDIRQGFVDMQTEKCDLIENVGAIPFLDYKHFASRIFFPDGGPVMTSCIKDIGQLDESCQALSRLIRDQVFLTSFVHALEEQKNFNVKEKCAVASLLTVSLHGDLPYLTQVMEELLRALMDQPSNSQPKLMLRRTESIVEKLLTNWMSICLYGFLRESVGQPLFLLVCALTQQMSKGPVDSVTEKALYTLNEDWLLWQAQDFSPMRLQVLFAVGTDGEVSEPLEVSALDCDTVEQVKEKILMAFLTKFGFPYNTPLQQMHIEYEKDGRFVPLNEVDASSGVLGEVTMLNTLKHYKVPDGASIKVLSKTHPILSPQSSLKDDQNYSTKYFHLIDPDIGQRKNPERKKLKLKEVYLTKLLSTKVAVHSFVENLFRTIWGTPNLKAPPAIKYFFDFLDAQGESKRISDPDVLHIWKTNSLPLRFWVNILKNPQFVFDMEKTPPLDGCLSVIAQAFMDSFSLAEKQLGKHDPTNKLLYAKDISKYKQEVRAYYKQVRDQPPINSSEFKEFLHEESKKHEHEFNESAALWELYKYMQRYFDEIKLKLDQNGAPVELKEQLQHVKSLFDSLNCSRN; from the exons atgATTTACGAGATGAGGGCTGTTTTCTGGGGAGTTCTCCTCGCCTGTGTGGACTGGAGTCGGGGCCAGGAGAATCACACATTCGATGGCGACGTCCGCGACTTTGCCATAGGTGACAGCTCGGTATACGTCGTTACGGATGACCGACTCTTCCAGCTGAACCATGATTTTACCAAAATTATAAAGAGGGATAATTCGAACGTAGTTTATCCTAACCAAGAAGTACCTCCTCCCAATGAAACGTATCCATTTAAGGTAAACATTTTACTGCCATTCATAAAAAACAAGACCTTGATCACCTGTGGAACCACAAAATGCGGCTACTGTGAAATACTGGATCTCAACGAAATCTCAAAATCTGTGCATTCGGAGGATATTGAAGTGGGTTCATTGGACCCTGGAGATTCAACCATTGGCTTTATTGTTGATGTCGGGAAGAACTCCTACATTATGGCTGGAAGGTTGCAGAGCGGTGTGCCTAACGCGTGTGTCAATTCAGGTCCGTTGCTTGTCCTACGGAACACACTAGATGTACAGAAGGGAGGGATCTTTTCTGATTCAGATGAGAACGCGACTCCATATATTGACGCCAGACAAAAGGAAAAGTTTCAGTTTGTGGACGGCTTTCAGAGTAATTCACACATCTACGTGTTCTTGAACGTTCCCAAAGAGCGTCAAGTTCGACTTATTTGGTTCAAGAGCGAGAACAATAAAGCAAATACTTTGAAGTCCCTCAAAGTTGCAACACTCAAATGCTGTGGAAACATGGAGCGCCGGCAGCTCCTGTCTTCCTCTGTGATTCCAGGTTCTGGTGGGCTCCATGGTCAGGTGCTCTGGGCAGGTGTGTTCACGGCTGGTAACACAAGCGACCCCATCAACACCATGCTGGCCATCTATAACATCAGCCACTCTACAGGGCTTCAACTCATAAACGATGACCCAGACTTCTGCTATGAAGACTGTGCAAAG TCATCGGGATTAGGTAACCCCCCGGACCTGCAGCCAGAGGCAGTGGTGTTTCAATACAGCTCCATGACATCAGTGTTGGCAGTGAGACACAACTCCTGGCTGGTGTTCTTCATCGGGACAGGAGACGGACAACTCATCAAG CTTGCTGTAgacaaggcctacaaacctgcctGTCCCAGAGTGCTCTACAAGTCAGATGACGACCGCCGTGTGTTTCCCAAGATGCACCTGGATCCAGTGGACCGCAAACATGTGTACATGGCACTGAAGAACCAG ATGATGCGTGTGCCTGTGGCTCAGTGCAGTGAACACAAGAGTCTGAAGGGTTGTTGGTCTGCTCAGGACCACTTCTGTGGCTGGTGTGAGTCTGAGAACAGCAG ATGTTCGTTTCAGGATGACTGCCTTCAGCCTTCAGCCTGGATCTCCATATCTGAGGACTCCCAACAACAGAACATGGTCTCTTACCAGGTGGAGAAGAGCAGCAGTGGAGAGAAGATCACACTCACTGTCAAGGTCCACCTGAATGTGCATGGGACAGGAAGTCTCACCTTCGCCTGTATCTTCCTCACAAGAAGTGTTAGTCTATGTGACAGGACAAGCCCCTCTCCAGCGTTGCCGCGATGCTCCTGCCTGTTCTCCAGCGACCAGCTTCCTGCTGAAG GTCTGGATGTCACAGTGGAGATAAGAGTGGGGAAGCAGAACCTTACTGAGAAACTGATGCTCACTAACTGTTCAGACGTCACTGGACCACCAACCTCTGCCCT gtGTTCTCAGTGCATGACAGCTGGATGTAGCTGGAGTAATGATGCCTGCTCCTGGACCCCCAGGTCTGCCAAATCAGACCCCATACAG GATGTGTGCAGACTCAGCCAGTCAGGAATGAACTACTCT gagCCAGTGATCGTCTCCATAGTGCCCAGTGTTGTGTCCTTCCATGGGAGAAACCACGCCCTGATGACTGGGAAGAACCTCCATCACGTGACTAGGGTTCGCTTCCAAGGGCACATGGACTGCAGTTTCAAGGA GTCTCCTGTGTGGAACAACACTGGGTCCAGTCTGACATTCCACATCCCTAGTGGAGACAAAGGTTCTGTCATTGTGTGTGCCGTGCTGCCAGACGGTCGCTGTCTGGGCAAGGCCACTGTCACCTATGGGTCCTCACCGTCTTGCACTGGGCTAACACCAAGCACTACCTGGGCTag TGGGAAGAGGAAGATCAAGGTTCAAGGGTCCCAGCTGGAGTTTGTGGAGGGGGTTGTTCATGACCACGCCCCTCAGACCATCCTAACCAACTACAGCTCTGGG AGTCTGTGGTACCACACACCTCTCTTTGAACACATTAACCAGCCAGTCACCTCCACTGTGTCTCTGAGAGTGGCCAATCAGACACTGGCCTGCTCGTCACAGCTCACCTACCATCCCGACCCAGAATTCACCAGCTATACTGCAATCAAGACAGGAAACGACCTGCGTGTCACCATTGAG AAAAGGGCTGACGAGTTGAACATCGCCACAGAAGAGATCTTAGTGTTTGGTGTTCAGGAGGAGAACCAGGATGTAGAGTGTATCATGGAAACCATCGAGAAGAGCAACGGGACTGACTCTGTCATCTGTGAGATAAAGAACACTCCCAACTTTAACATCAACTCAGTGACG ATAAGAGTTGGAAACTTAATGAAAAACCTTTTACCAAAACAAGCCGCACTTTCACCGCTACTCATCCTTGTGCTTATACCCATCATCATTGGGGTCATTGTGG GTGCGGTGTGGTATTCCTACATTAAACAGAGGAAAATGGCGGCACAAATGAACAAGCAGCTAGAACTGCTGGAATGTGACATCAGAAATGACATCAGACAAG GATTTGTGGATATGCAGACGGAAAAGTGTGATTTAATTGAGAACGTTGGAGCCATCCCTTTCTTGGACTACAAGCACTTTGCTTCCAGGATCTTCTTCCCTGAT GGTGGACCTGTGATGACCTCCTGTATCAAAGACATTGGCCAG CTAGACGAGAGCTGCCAGGCCCTGTCCAGACTGATCCGGGATCAGGTGTTCCTCACCTCCTTCGTCCACGCTCTGGAGGAGCAGAAGAACTTCAACGTCAAGGAGAA GTGTGCGGTGGCCTCCCTGCTGACCGTGTCCCTCCACGGTGACCTGCCCTACCTGACCCAGGTGATGGAGGAACTACTCAGGGCTCTGATGGATCAGCCCAGTAACTCCCAGCCCAAACTCATGCTGCGACGCACCGAGTCCATAGTAGAGAAGCTGCTCACCAACTGGATGTCCATCTGTCTCTACGGCTTCCTcagg GAGAGTGTGGGCCAGCCTCTTTTCCTGCTGGTTTGTGCTCTGACCCAGCAGATGTCTAAAGGCCCAGTGGACTCAGTCACAGAAAAGGCTCTCTACACACTTAATGAAGACTGGTTACTGTGGCAGGCTCAGGACTTCAGCCCAAtg AGGCTACAGGTGCTGTTTGCTGTGGGAACAGACGGAGAGGTCAGTGAGCCTCTGGAGGTCAGTGCTCTGGACTGTGACACGGTGGAGCAGGTCAAGGAGAAGATTCTAATGGCCTTCTTGACTAAGTTTGGCTTCCCCTACAACACCCCTCTCCAACAGATGCACATCG AGTATGAGAAGGATGGTAGGTTTGTTCCACTGAATGAGGTGGATGCCAGCTCAGGGGTTCTAGGAGAAGTTACCATGCTCAACACACTCAAGCATTACAAG GTACCGGATGGAGCGTCCATCAAAGTGCTCTCTAAGACCCATCCCATTCTGAGTCCTCAGAGCAGCCTGAAAG ACGATCAGAACTACTCCACAAAGTACTTCCATCTG ATTGACCCTGACATTGGCCAAAGGAAGAACCCGGAGAGGAAGAAGCTGAAACTGAAGGAAGTGTACCTCACCAAGCTGCTGTCCACCAAG GTCGCTGTGCATTCGTTTGTGGAAAACCTGTTCAGAACCATCTGGGGAACCCCTAACCTCAAAGCCCCGCCTGCCATCAAGTACTTCTTTGACTTCCTGGACGcccagggagagagcaagaggatcAGCGACCCAGATGTACTACACATCTGGAAAACCAACAG CCTGCCCCTGCGGTTCTGGGTGAACATCCTGAAAAACCCACAGTTTGTGTTTGACATGGAAAAGACCCCGCCTCTGGACGGCTGTCTGTCCGTCATTGCCCAGGCCTTCATGGACTCCTTCTCCCTGGCTGAGAAACAGTTGGGCAAG caTGACCCAACCAATAAGCTACTCTATGCCAAAGATATCTCCAAGTACAAGCAGGAAGTGAGGGCCTACTACAAGCAGGTCAGGGACCAGCCACCAATCAACAGCTCTGAGTTCAAAGAGTTCCTGCATGAGGAGTCAAAG AAACATGAACATGAATTCAATGAATCTGCTGCCCTCTGGGAGCTCTACAAATACATGCAGCGGTACTTTGATGAG ATTAAACTGAAGCTGGATCAGAACGGCGCACCCGTGGAATTGAAGGAGCAACTGCAGCACGTGAAGAGCCTGTTTGACAGCCTCAACTGTTCGCGGAACTGA
- the LOC115180481 gene encoding plexin-C1 isoform X2, with protein MIYEMRAVFWGVLLACVDWSRGQENHTFDGDVRDFAIGDSSVYVVTDDRLFQLNHDFTKIIKRDNSNVVYPNQEVPPPNETYPFKVNILLPFIKNKTLITCGTTKCGYCEILDLNEISKSVHSEDIEVGSLDPGDSTIGFIVDVGKNSYIMAGRLQSGVPNACVNSGPLLVLRNTLDVQKGGIFSDSDENATPYIDARQKEKFQFVDGFQSNSHIYVFLNVPKERQVRLIWFKSENNKANTLKSLKVATLKCCGNMERRQLLSSSVIPGSGGLHGQVLWAGVFTAGNTSDPINTMLAIYNISHSTGLQLINDDPDFCYEDCAKSSGLGNPPDLQPEAVVFQYSSMTSVLAVRHNSWLVFFIGTGDGQLIKLAVDKAYKPACPRVLYKSDDDRRVFPKMHLDPVDRKHVYMALKNQMMRVPVAQCSEHKSLKGCWSAQDHFCGWCESENSRCSFQDDCLQPSAWISISEDSQQQNMVSYQVEKSSSGEKITLTVKVHLNVHGTGSLTFACIFLTRSVSLCDRTSPSPALPRCSCLFSSDQLPAEGLDVTVEIRVGKQNLTEKLMLTNCSDVTGPPTSALCSQCMTAGCSWSNDACSWTPRSAKSDPIQDVCRLSQSGMNYSEPVIVSIVPSVVSFHGRNHALMTGKNLHHVTRVRFQGHMDCSFKESPVWNNTGSSLTFHIPSGDKGSVIVCAVLPDGRCLGKATVTYGSSPSCTGLTPSTTWASGKRKIKVQGSQLEFVEGVVHDHAPQTILTNYSSGSLWYHTPLFEHINQPVTSTVSLRVANQTLACSSQLTYHPDPEFTSYTAIKTGNDLRVTIEKRADELNIATEEILVFGVQEENQDVECIMETIEKSNGTDSVICEIKNTPNFNINSVTIRVGNLMKNLLPKQAALSPLLILVLIPIIIGVIVGAVWYSYIKQRKMAAQMNKQLELLECDIRNDIRQGFVDMQTEKCDLIENVGAIPFLDYKHFASRIFFPDGGPVMTSCIKDIGQVQLDESCQALSRLIRDQVFLTSFVHALEEQKNFNVKEKCAVASLLTVSLHGDLPYLTQVMEELLRALMDQPSNSQPKLMLRRTESIVEKLLTNWMSICLYGFLRESVGQPLFLLVCALTQQMSKGPVDSVTEKALYTLNEDWLLWQAQDFSPMRLQVLFAVGTDGEVSEPLEVSALDCDTVEQVKEKILMAFLTKFGFPYNTPLQQMHIEYEKDGRFVPLNEVDASSGVLGEVTMLNTLKHYKVPDGASIKVLSKTHPILSPQSSLKDDQNYSTKYFHLIDPDIGQRKNPERKKLKLKEVYLTKLLSTKVAVHSFVENLFRTIWGTPNLKAPPAIKYFFDFLDAQGESKRISDPDVLHIWKTNSLPLRFWVNILKNPQFVFDMEKTPPLDGCLSVIAQAFMDSFSLAEKQLGKHDPTNKLLYAKDISKYKQEVRAYYKQVRDQPPINSSEFKEFLHEESKKHEHEFNESAALWELYKYMQRYFDEIKLKLDQNGAPVELKEQLQHVKSLFDSLNCSRN; from the exons atgATTTACGAGATGAGGGCTGTTTTCTGGGGAGTTCTCCTCGCCTGTGTGGACTGGAGTCGGGGCCAGGAGAATCACACATTCGATGGCGACGTCCGCGACTTTGCCATAGGTGACAGCTCGGTATACGTCGTTACGGATGACCGACTCTTCCAGCTGAACCATGATTTTACCAAAATTATAAAGAGGGATAATTCGAACGTAGTTTATCCTAACCAAGAAGTACCTCCTCCCAATGAAACGTATCCATTTAAGGTAAACATTTTACTGCCATTCATAAAAAACAAGACCTTGATCACCTGTGGAACCACAAAATGCGGCTACTGTGAAATACTGGATCTCAACGAAATCTCAAAATCTGTGCATTCGGAGGATATTGAAGTGGGTTCATTGGACCCTGGAGATTCAACCATTGGCTTTATTGTTGATGTCGGGAAGAACTCCTACATTATGGCTGGAAGGTTGCAGAGCGGTGTGCCTAACGCGTGTGTCAATTCAGGTCCGTTGCTTGTCCTACGGAACACACTAGATGTACAGAAGGGAGGGATCTTTTCTGATTCAGATGAGAACGCGACTCCATATATTGACGCCAGACAAAAGGAAAAGTTTCAGTTTGTGGACGGCTTTCAGAGTAATTCACACATCTACGTGTTCTTGAACGTTCCCAAAGAGCGTCAAGTTCGACTTATTTGGTTCAAGAGCGAGAACAATAAAGCAAATACTTTGAAGTCCCTCAAAGTTGCAACACTCAAATGCTGTGGAAACATGGAGCGCCGGCAGCTCCTGTCTTCCTCTGTGATTCCAGGTTCTGGTGGGCTCCATGGTCAGGTGCTCTGGGCAGGTGTGTTCACGGCTGGTAACACAAGCGACCCCATCAACACCATGCTGGCCATCTATAACATCAGCCACTCTACAGGGCTTCAACTCATAAACGATGACCCAGACTTCTGCTATGAAGACTGTGCAAAG TCATCGGGATTAGGTAACCCCCCGGACCTGCAGCCAGAGGCAGTGGTGTTTCAATACAGCTCCATGACATCAGTGTTGGCAGTGAGACACAACTCCTGGCTGGTGTTCTTCATCGGGACAGGAGACGGACAACTCATCAAG CTTGCTGTAgacaaggcctacaaacctgcctGTCCCAGAGTGCTCTACAAGTCAGATGACGACCGCCGTGTGTTTCCCAAGATGCACCTGGATCCAGTGGACCGCAAACATGTGTACATGGCACTGAAGAACCAG ATGATGCGTGTGCCTGTGGCTCAGTGCAGTGAACACAAGAGTCTGAAGGGTTGTTGGTCTGCTCAGGACCACTTCTGTGGCTGGTGTGAGTCTGAGAACAGCAG ATGTTCGTTTCAGGATGACTGCCTTCAGCCTTCAGCCTGGATCTCCATATCTGAGGACTCCCAACAACAGAACATGGTCTCTTACCAGGTGGAGAAGAGCAGCAGTGGAGAGAAGATCACACTCACTGTCAAGGTCCACCTGAATGTGCATGGGACAGGAAGTCTCACCTTCGCCTGTATCTTCCTCACAAGAAGTGTTAGTCTATGTGACAGGACAAGCCCCTCTCCAGCGTTGCCGCGATGCTCCTGCCTGTTCTCCAGCGACCAGCTTCCTGCTGAAG GTCTGGATGTCACAGTGGAGATAAGAGTGGGGAAGCAGAACCTTACTGAGAAACTGATGCTCACTAACTGTTCAGACGTCACTGGACCACCAACCTCTGCCCT gtGTTCTCAGTGCATGACAGCTGGATGTAGCTGGAGTAATGATGCCTGCTCCTGGACCCCCAGGTCTGCCAAATCAGACCCCATACAG GATGTGTGCAGACTCAGCCAGTCAGGAATGAACTACTCT gagCCAGTGATCGTCTCCATAGTGCCCAGTGTTGTGTCCTTCCATGGGAGAAACCACGCCCTGATGACTGGGAAGAACCTCCATCACGTGACTAGGGTTCGCTTCCAAGGGCACATGGACTGCAGTTTCAAGGA GTCTCCTGTGTGGAACAACACTGGGTCCAGTCTGACATTCCACATCCCTAGTGGAGACAAAGGTTCTGTCATTGTGTGTGCCGTGCTGCCAGACGGTCGCTGTCTGGGCAAGGCCACTGTCACCTATGGGTCCTCACCGTCTTGCACTGGGCTAACACCAAGCACTACCTGGGCTag TGGGAAGAGGAAGATCAAGGTTCAAGGGTCCCAGCTGGAGTTTGTGGAGGGGGTTGTTCATGACCACGCCCCTCAGACCATCCTAACCAACTACAGCTCTGGG AGTCTGTGGTACCACACACCTCTCTTTGAACACATTAACCAGCCAGTCACCTCCACTGTGTCTCTGAGAGTGGCCAATCAGACACTGGCCTGCTCGTCACAGCTCACCTACCATCCCGACCCAGAATTCACCAGCTATACTGCAATCAAGACAGGAAACGACCTGCGTGTCACCATTGAG AAAAGGGCTGACGAGTTGAACATCGCCACAGAAGAGATCTTAGTGTTTGGTGTTCAGGAGGAGAACCAGGATGTAGAGTGTATCATGGAAACCATCGAGAAGAGCAACGGGACTGACTCTGTCATCTGTGAGATAAAGAACACTCCCAACTTTAACATCAACTCAGTGACG ATAAGAGTTGGAAACTTAATGAAAAACCTTTTACCAAAACAAGCCGCACTTTCACCGCTACTCATCCTTGTGCTTATACCCATCATCATTGGGGTCATTGTGG GTGCGGTGTGGTATTCCTACATTAAACAGAGGAAAATGGCGGCACAAATGAACAAGCAGCTAGAACTGCTGGAATGTGACATCAGAAATGACATCAGACAAG GATTTGTGGATATGCAGACGGAAAAGTGTGATTTAATTGAGAACGTTGGAGCCATCCCTTTCTTGGACTACAAGCACTTTGCTTCCAGGATCTTCTTCCCTGAT GGTGGACCTGTGATGACCTCCTGTATCAAAGACATTGGCCAG GTGCAGCTAGACGAGAGCTGCCAGGCCCTGTCCAGACTGATCCGGGATCAGGTGTTCCTCACCTCCTTCGTCCACGCTCTGGAGGAGCAGAAGAACTTCAACGTCAAGGAGAA GTGTGCGGTGGCCTCCCTGCTGACCGTGTCCCTCCACGGTGACCTGCCCTACCTGACCCAGGTGATGGAGGAACTACTCAGGGCTCTGATGGATCAGCCCAGTAACTCCCAGCCCAAACTCATGCTGCGACGCACCGAGTCCATAGTAGAGAAGCTGCTCACCAACTGGATGTCCATCTGTCTCTACGGCTTCCTcagg GAGAGTGTGGGCCAGCCTCTTTTCCTGCTGGTTTGTGCTCTGACCCAGCAGATGTCTAAAGGCCCAGTGGACTCAGTCACAGAAAAGGCTCTCTACACACTTAATGAAGACTGGTTACTGTGGCAGGCTCAGGACTTCAGCCCAAtg AGGCTACAGGTGCTGTTTGCTGTGGGAACAGACGGAGAGGTCAGTGAGCCTCTGGAGGTCAGTGCTCTGGACTGTGACACGGTGGAGCAGGTCAAGGAGAAGATTCTAATGGCCTTCTTGACTAAGTTTGGCTTCCCCTACAACACCCCTCTCCAACAGATGCACATCG AGTATGAGAAGGATGGTAGGTTTGTTCCACTGAATGAGGTGGATGCCAGCTCAGGGGTTCTAGGAGAAGTTACCATGCTCAACACACTCAAGCATTACAAG GTACCGGATGGAGCGTCCATCAAAGTGCTCTCTAAGACCCATCCCATTCTGAGTCCTCAGAGCAGCCTGAAAG ACGATCAGAACTACTCCACAAAGTACTTCCATCTG ATTGACCCTGACATTGGCCAAAGGAAGAACCCGGAGAGGAAGAAGCTGAAACTGAAGGAAGTGTACCTCACCAAGCTGCTGTCCACCAAG GTCGCTGTGCATTCGTTTGTGGAAAACCTGTTCAGAACCATCTGGGGAACCCCTAACCTCAAAGCCCCGCCTGCCATCAAGTACTTCTTTGACTTCCTGGACGcccagggagagagcaagaggatcAGCGACCCAGATGTACTACACATCTGGAAAACCAACAG CCTGCCCCTGCGGTTCTGGGTGAACATCCTGAAAAACCCACAGTTTGTGTTTGACATGGAAAAGACCCCGCCTCTGGACGGCTGTCTGTCCGTCATTGCCCAGGCCTTCATGGACTCCTTCTCCCTGGCTGAGAAACAGTTGGGCAAG caTGACCCAACCAATAAGCTACTCTATGCCAAAGATATCTCCAAGTACAAGCAGGAAGTGAGGGCCTACTACAAGCAGGTCAGGGACCAGCCACCAATCAACAGCTCTGAGTTCAAAGAGTTCCTGCATGAGGAGTCAAAG AAACATGAACATGAATTCAATGAATCTGCTGCCCTCTGGGAGCTCTACAAATACATGCAGCGGTACTTTGATGAG ATTAAACTGAAGCTGGATCAGAACGGCGCACCCGTGGAATTGAAGGAGCAACTGCAGCACGTGAAGAGCCTGTTTGACAGCCTCAACTGTTCGCGGAACTGA